The genomic stretch TTCATTTATTTGGAATTCTATACTGTACTATCTCAGTCCTTCTCTAGCTGAACTTTTGCTGTTTATGCAGCCCTGCCAGGTTGCACCAAATTTCTGACTCTAATTTACTTAGTCCTTGATTGGAGGATACACATTCACGGAGATCAGGTCTCCCTCCTTGGCTCCTCCCTCCATCTCTGTCATGCATTCACAGATGCATGCACTTTTGCAAGAACCCCACAAATAATGTTCCCTGCCTTTTCTGAAAGCCTAACTTAAATTCTGAGATTATTttgcaagtaatttttttacaaatctcAAGGATACTTGTTGCAAAATATGATTTGCTCTTATAAGGATTATCTGGGCAGTGTTCAATGAGAGCATAGTGACATTGTCTGGTGACTTGCATGCATTGACTATGTATTTGTGGTATTCAAACTGAAAATCATAATACACATGATGACAGTCTATTTCTGTATGTTGAACAAGCTATTTGACCTCTGTAATCATGCAGGTTCTAAATGGTCTGCTTAGTAGAGATAACCAGAAAGAAGGAATTTCCATACCAATTGGAATTATACCTGCTGGTTCAGATAATTCTCTGGTTTGGACTGTTCTGGGGGTTAGAGATCCAGTTTCCGCTGCCATATCTATTGTGaaggtatttttctttttcatggctAGAAAATCCTGTTCAGAAATGTTTTTATCAATCTATTGTAGATGAATGCTTTTTTCTGTGAATTTCCTTGGTCAAAACTGAGACTGTTTAACACGATTTTTCAGTATGAAAGCCATTAATTGCTTGGGGATGGACCTACCTTGCACATGTGTGTGGTTGGGGTGGGGCACAGCACTAGCTCATGCAGTTTTCTTGCTTCAGTTCTGGATAGCATCTGATTTTCTATTCAGTTAATAAGATTTAACTGCTTATTTCATGGTCAAATAATTATTGCCATCCAACTGCTTGAGCTATGTGGGATGAACTATAccaatagagagagagagagagagagagagagagagagagttactTCTGGTGCCTATTGCCAGACCCCACTCTCCATAGTTAGATTTAAATCTAAATCAACCTTGCCCAAAGCTCATCGTTGCTTCCCTATTTTATCACCGcttctatttattttcaatttgtaattttagCACTATCGTATTATGGTACCTTTCTGTACATTTGCAATAATGTGGTACAAGGTATAGTTGTATGTTGCACTAAATCCTCGTTTATACTGGGAATTGTGCAACTATCTAACTATTTGTAGCAGCAGCTAGCAAATTCAAGCTATTGTTTCAGGTTGGATCAGAAAGGAGCTACTGTTTCAGGGTTAGATCAGAATGGATGTTTATTGGTAGGGAAGGGAGGGTGGGGATGCATGAAGTAGTAGGGTGAGTGTCTTCcatagatttttcattttgggtAAAGCAGCAATAGGGCTTCTGAAGGAGTGCGATTTGATACTCAAGATTGTGGTGGTGTTTTTTTGGTAATTGCTTTGGTGGAGTAGGttaaccttaaaataaaaataaagaaaagatcaaACAGAAGTGAATACTCCATGCTGTCCTGAATCTTGATTTCTCTTTACTGTATTTTTCGAGCCCACACTTCCTATATTAGCATGTCTTAGGTGATGCAACATATGCTTTCTATATCTCAATACTCCTGGTGCCCTGCCATGAAACAGGAGTTTCAATTGGAATATTCACATCAGACCAGAAACAATTTTTAGCATGCCATCCAGGGCAAGAAGTTTGGATTCAGGTGGCATGTAATCCAGATTAGTTCCAGGTGTTCTATAGGAAAAACAAGGGGGGTCAAATTCTTTCCAAACTCAACAGTGCTTGAGATCATTTCTTGAGAATGTTTATTTACTACTGGAAGGTTGTTTggactttttttcatttattctaTAGTAAATTCTACCAATTATTTGAATTAGAAGCCTACCCGTTGTTTCTCTGCAACTTGATTAGTGGAACTGATACAGCTAAGCTGGTGTCTATTATGCTAGTCAAGCTGGAGTTTTCAAGTTGCaagataattatttgttttgtcaGTGAGAATGCTACACCTTTCCCTGTAAACGCCTTTTCTGTAAAAACCTTTTGCATGACAGAAAAGAAGTTCAGAAATTGTGTTAGCTTTTTAGTATCCCATCACACCTTCAAATGTATTGACTGAAAAGCTGCTGTTATCCACACGCATGCATAGGTGCATTCAGTCTGAAATCATGTTGTCTCATGAGGTTCCTCAGTAAACTTCTGTATTTGTGAAAATTCCACTTCATAGCATGCTTGTGAGCTCACCATGGATGTATTTTTGTTGCTTTCAGGGCGGTCTCACTGCTACAGATGTTTTTGCTGTTGAGTGGATACAGTCTGGTGTTATACACTTTGGAATGACAGTCTCATATTATGGCTTTGTGAGTGATGGTGAGTTCACAATATTGCAATTAATCCTCGGGGAAACACTGAAACAACCAATGAAAATTTATAGGCTGatcttatttctaaaaaaaccatataaacgAATTTAAGATTCTTAAACCCATGTCCTTGTATAACTATTCTTGGTACATATAAATGTTCCTCTGAAACACATATTTATGTGAAATAATTGACAAAGAAGTGAGAGAATTgatacttttgtttctttttcaagatttgttaaaaaaattcattgcaCAATACCTTTTTACTTTATAAAATCCAGGTTTGTAGcctattttagattttaaaacattctTGTCGGTGTTTTTAAGCATGTTTCATTTCgttctttttatatcattattgatACTGCAGCCAAATAAACTTATGAGCTTTATACTTGCAAACAAGATAATTAGATCTTATTAATCCTGATGTTATAACACTTGCATCCATTTTTGTTCAAATGTTCACGAGCTTTGTTATAATGTTTGTAGTGATTACAATGCTGGGTTTGTGCTTCATGTTTGAGACATATTTGGTACATGCTGTGTATAGAGATCTTGATTTCTTATTATGAGAGGATAAGCCAAGAGCTAAGCAAATTAGAAACATGGGGACATATTGGAGACTTGCCCAATTATGTAAGAATAAATTGAGCCATTCACCCTTGTTTGTTTTGTTGGATTGCACTTTTGCAATTATCTATTCAAATTAGTGAACAGTATGAGCTGGTGGTtgatctttgtttctttttccagttataatatttaatatattgacCATTACAGAGTGTAGACAAAAACTTTCTGTACAAGACCCATGATACTTGAGATGCCTTATGTTTTTCATATGCATGatactaatttttattattcactTGTACTTGTTTCCCATTTGTAGTGTTGGAACTTTCCGAGAAATATCAGAAACGCTTTGGTCCATTGCGTTATTTTGTTGCTGGATTTCTTAAGTTCTTTTGCTTGCCAAAGTACAGCTACGAAGTGGAATATCTTCCTGCATCAAAAGAGGATCGAGAAGGAAAACAATCAGCTGAGGGAGACATAGTTGACATGCCAGACTTGTACACTGATGTGATGAGGAGATCTAACACAGATGGCATTCCCAGAGCCTCTAGCTTATCAAGTATTGACTCGATAATGACTCCAAGTCGAATGTCTGGAGGGGACATGGATACTACCTGCAGTAGCACCCATGCCAGCACCGAACCATCTGATTATGTGCGTGGCTTAGATCCAAAAGCAAAACGCCTGTCATCAGGGAGGACAAATGTCATGCCGGAGCCAGAAGTTATTCATCCGCAGTTACCACTGTCAACAACTCCAAACTGGCCAAGGACCAGGTCAAAATCAAGGGCCGATAAAGGATGGACTGGATTGACTACTACACATGACCCTTCTCGGTGTTCTTGGGGAAATGCCTCAATGAATGATAGAGAGGATATATCTTCAACGATATCTGATCCTGGACCGATTTGGGATGCAGAACCAAAGTGGGACACTGAACCTAATTGGGATGTGGAAAATCCTATTGATTTACCAGGGCCATCAGATGACATAGAAGCAGGGATGAAGAAGGAAGTCATTCCTAGGCTTGAGGATAAATGGGAATTTAAAAAGGGACAATTTCTTGGTATCCTGGTTTGCAATCATGCTTGCAGAACTGTTCAGAGTTCTCAGGTGGTAGCACCAAGGGCTGAGCATGATGACAACACCATGGATATGCTCTTAGTTCATGGTAGTGGGCGATGGAGGCTGCTAAGATTTTTCTTGCGATTGCAGATGGGTCAGCATCTCTCTCTCCCATATGTTGAATATATTAAGGTAAGAGCATGTACCCCTATTAATTCTTTTGCATCCATAAAATGAAGCAGCAAATTGAGTCTAGTTAATTGCATTTAGCTGCATAATGATTGTCAATGATGTAAGTATGCATGAATTTCAAGATTCTAATTGAATACAAAGGGACTTTAGATGACTGTAAAATTGATGTTGGCTGGCTCTTCCaatgcttttatttattgttgggCTCATCCAATGCTCTTGTTTTAGATCAGAAAAATGTGTCACGCTGTGCCTTGCCTGTTTGATCactttgttgttattttaatttatttttttatagaatctgctattcaagtttttcttttaagagcATCTAAAACTCCAAGCATCAAGTTGATTGATATTTTAGGAATTAGCCCATACATGCAGGGCTCTGttgaattttgttgtttttttaaccaacatgtgaatttttttagaaggaAACTAGCCAGTATTTGGTCTGATCACGTAGGTATTCACTCTCAGAGATGCAGAGGTTGTGGGTGATTTCAAGCATTCATTTGTACATACAAGAAGCGTGCCGCATTGGATGCTGCATGCTTCAGGAGGCAGCAAATGTTTTcataaatgaattaattaagttgTCTTGACACCATCTAATTCAAACTTGTGCAGGTAAAATCTGTGAAGATAAAGGCTGGGAAGCACACACCCACTGGTTGTGGAATTGATGGTGAGCTCATTCAACTAAATGGGCAGGTAATCTCTTCTTTGCTGCCAGAGCAGTGCAGACTCATTGGCCGGTTCCCAAGCCATCCTATATGACAAGCAGTGCAGACTCATTGGACGGTCCCCAAGCCATGCTATATAACAACCATGAGGCCTCGTTCTACAATCTTAAAAGGATGGGGGGACTGCTGTCGTTGCAAGTTGTGGTTGTGATATATGCATAGATCCTGGAACCAGAGAGAACTAATATGTGGTCCTTTTCTCcaccttttcttaatttttttatccttcatttGAAGCCCCGTCACCATTGAGCCATTTGAGATCCCTGTAAATTTTTTTGTGCGGTCATGTGGATTAGTTGGCAGTTGCTGCTGCTTTTATGATTTCCTTTTAGTCCCCTTGCCTGTTGTTGGCATGAGGTGCGATTTGTATTGGAGAACACCATTCCTTTTCATTTGTGATTACAACAGAAAGTGTTCATGTCATGGTGATATTGTAAAGCATTTGGTTTCCAGCACTCCTGTTTGTTTGTCAGATTGCTTTATTCACAAATACACGACAATGTTAGTTCTGATAAGCCAGATCCACGTGTCTAGCACAATTTAAAAAGGGCATGTGCCTAGGCTTGTAAGGGAATGTTTGCTCGCGGGGTCCTTAAAAGGCAAGCAACATATCATCTGCCTTTCTCGTTTCCAACCATCAAAGGGATGGCCAGAAAATGGGGTAGGGTGTTTTTTGacctaaaaatacaatttttaaccaaattcCACATCAAAACACCGAAAACAATTcctatgatgaaaataaaccaattaaccACCTCAAGAAACAAACCTAAGAACATAaatccaaactgaaaaaaattatctcttaaCCTTAATCTCTTTTTGTGGGTAatttcatgaagaaaaaaaaacatatcaatggACTAGTGACACTAAGATCAATCATTTTTATGGTTGGAATTGGTGTCAATcgttgattttctttctatacaCTAAAACCTATCAActctctttcctttctcaaacaatgaactaaaaaaaatgaaaaataaaa from Populus alba chromosome 8, ASM523922v2, whole genome shotgun sequence encodes the following:
- the LOC118045130 gene encoding sphingoid long-chain bases kinase 1 isoform X3, with the translated sequence MHPSKGGNAVSRNDPGSNSNATTATTNNSNKSQRRLSLCSQIAMHSSPIVFPEKQKRSKKLKAAASNSKRSMEVVADDPFPFNQPKIDELKIDIGGGAAAGGDENSDLLGYAVFSGKLILDKRSVSSSSSSSYHSNTTKDQADITNQQAVDAKLTSKALVWGSHMLHLEHVISLAGFKLEVVKTTSAGHAKNLASTVDISTCPDGIICVGGDGIINEVLNGLLSRDNQKEGISIPIGIIPAGSDNSLVWTVLGVRDPVSAAISIVKGGLTATDVFAVEWIQSGVIHFGMTVSYYGFVSDVLELSEKYQKRFGPLRYFVAGFLKFFCLPKYSYEVEYLPASKEDREGKQSAEGDIVDMPDLYTDVMRRSNTDGIPRASSLSSIDSIMTPSRMSGGDMDTTCSSTHASTEPSDYVRGLDPKAKRLSSGRTNVMPEPEVIHPQLPLSTTPNWPRTRSKSRADKGWTGLTTTHDPSRCSWGNASMNDREDISSTISDPGPIWDAEPKWDTEPNWDVENPIDLPGPSDDIEAGMKKEVIPRLEDKWEFKKGQFLGILVCNHACRTVQSSQVVAPRAEHDDNTMDMLLVHGSGRWRLLRFFLRLQMGQHLSLPYVEYIKVKSVKIKAGKHTPTGCGIDGELIQLNGQVISSLLPEQCRLIGRFPSHPI
- the LOC118045130 gene encoding sphingoid long-chain bases kinase 1 isoform X2 — its product is MHPSKGGNAVSRNDPGSNSNATTATTNNSNKSQRRLSLCSQIAMHSSPIVFPEKQKRSKKLKAAASNSKRSMEVVADDPFPFNQPKIDELKIDIGGGAAAGGDENSDLLGYAVFSGKLILDKRSVSSSSSSSYHSNTTKDQADITNQQAVDAKLTSKALVWGSHMLHLEHVISVSYNVGLRHFTVHSYPIKKSSRGLSCFIKPKRTRKDYRFLASSIEEALQWVGGFADQQCYIKCLPHPLASSKKQASSESLPTDPPPELLFKCKCPPKMLVILNPRSGHGRSTKVFHGIVEPIFKLAGFKLEVVKTTSAGHAKNLASTVDISTCPDGIICVGGDGIINEVLNGLLSRDNQKEGISIPIGIIPAGSDNSLVWTVLGVRDPVSAAISIVKGGLTATDVFAVEWIQSGVIHFGMTVSYYGFVSDVLELSEKYQKRFGPLRYFVAGFLKFFCLPKYSYEVEYLPASKEDREGKQSAEGDIVDMPDLYTDVMRRSNTDGIPRASSLSSIDSIMTPSRMSGGDMDTTCSSTHASTEPSDYVRGLDPKAKRLSSGRTNVMPEPEVIHPQLPLSTTPNWPRTRSKSRADKGWTGLTTTHDPSRCSWGNASMNDREDISSTISDPGPIWDAEPKWDTEPNWDVENPIDLPGPSDDIEAGMKKEVIPRLEDKWEFKKGQFLGILVCNHACRTVQSSQVVAPRAEHDDNTMDMLLVHGSGRWRLLRFFLRLQMGQHLSLPYVEYIKVFTLRDAEVVGDFKHSFVHTRSVPHWMLHASGGSKCFHK
- the LOC118045130 gene encoding sphingoid long-chain bases kinase 1 isoform X1; the protein is MHPSKGGNAVSRNDPGSNSNATTATTNNSNKSQRRLSLCSQIAMHSSPIVFPEKQKRSKKLKAAASNSKRSMEVVADDPFPFNQPKIDELKIDIGGGAAAGGDENSDLLGYAVFSGKLILDKRSVSSSSSSSYHSNTTKDQADITNQQAVDAKLTSKALVWGSHMLHLEHVISVSYNVGLRHFTVHSYPIKKSSRGLSCFIKPKRTRKDYRFLASSIEEALQWVGGFADQQCYIKCLPHPLASSKKQASSESLPTDPPPELLFKCKCPPKMLVILNPRSGHGRSTKVFHGIVEPIFKLAGFKLEVVKTTSAGHAKNLASTVDISTCPDGIICVGGDGIINEVLNGLLSRDNQKEGISIPIGIIPAGSDNSLVWTVLGVRDPVSAAISIVKGGLTATDVFAVEWIQSGVIHFGMTVSYYGFVSDVLELSEKYQKRFGPLRYFVAGFLKFFCLPKYSYEVEYLPASKEDREGKQSAEGDIVDMPDLYTDVMRRSNTDGIPRASSLSSIDSIMTPSRMSGGDMDTTCSSTHASTEPSDYVRGLDPKAKRLSSGRTNVMPEPEVIHPQLPLSTTPNWPRTRSKSRADKGWTGLTTTHDPSRCSWGNASMNDREDISSTISDPGPIWDAEPKWDTEPNWDVENPIDLPGPSDDIEAGMKKEVIPRLEDKWEFKKGQFLGILVCNHACRTVQSSQVVAPRAEHDDNTMDMLLVHGSGRWRLLRFFLRLQMGQHLSLPYVEYIKVKSVKIKAGKHTPTGCGIDGELIQLNGQVISSLLPEQCRLIGRFPSHPI